In a single window of the Nodularia spumigena CCY9414 genome:
- a CDS encoding LLM class flavin-dependent oxidoreductase yields the protein MDFSLFYFDGDGSVALPNQYQLLRKSAKFADANGFTAVWTPERHFHAFGGLYPNPALTSAALAMITKRIQLRAGSFVLPLHDPVRATEEWSVVDNLSDGRVAIAFASGWTVDDFVLAREPHSHRKAVMWRDLEVMRKLWRGEAVERQDANGKTFTVKTLPRPVQAELPMWMTCQSSETFVEAGKLGSNVLTSLLGGPLDDIVPKIKLYRKSLEKHGHDPQGGKVALMIHTFLGDDINDVKAKVTQPFCHYLKTHYDLLENLAKGMGLNVSIKHFSEDDIDSLLQFGVEGFMKGRSLIGTPESCRPFVEQIRAAGVDEIACLIDFVQDYDLVMASLPFVSKLQQQLTLSLCK from the coding sequence ATGGATTTTAGTTTATTTTATTTCGATGGTGATGGTTCTGTTGCGCTCCCTAACCAATACCAATTGTTAAGAAAAAGTGCTAAGTTTGCCGACGCTAACGGTTTTACGGCTGTTTGGACTCCAGAGCGACATTTTCACGCTTTTGGTGGTCTTTACCCAAATCCGGCTTTAACAAGTGCGGCTCTGGCGATGATTACTAAGCGGATACAGCTACGTGCTGGGAGTTTTGTCTTACCTTTACATGACCCTGTACGGGCTACGGAAGAATGGTCTGTAGTAGATAATTTATCAGATGGTAGGGTGGCGATCGCTTTTGCTTCTGGTTGGACTGTGGATGATTTTGTTTTGGCTCGTGAACCCCACTCTCACCGCAAAGCTGTCATGTGGCGTGATTTGGAGGTAATGCGGAAGCTATGGCGGGGTGAAGCTGTGGAACGTCAGGATGCTAATGGGAAAACTTTCACGGTGAAAACACTACCTCGACCTGTACAAGCAGAGCTTCCTATGTGGATGACTTGTCAATCTTCAGAAACTTTTGTGGAAGCAGGAAAATTAGGGTCAAATGTCTTGACTTCCTTATTAGGTGGTCCTCTTGATGATATTGTTCCGAAAATTAAACTTTACCGCAAGTCTTTAGAAAAGCACGGACACGACCCCCAAGGTGGAAAAGTGGCGTTGATGATTCATACCTTTTTGGGTGATGATATCAATGATGTGAAAGCAAAAGTCACACAGCCTTTTTGCCATTACCTGAAAACTCACTACGACTTGCTGGAAAATCTAGCTAAGGGTATGGGGTTAAATGTCAGTATCAAACACTTCTCTGAAGATGATATTGATAGTTTACTTCAATTCGGTGTCGAAGGATTTATGAAGGGGCGATCGCTCATTGGTACTCCCGAAAGTTGTCGTCCATTTGTTGAACAAATTCGTGCTGCTGGTGTAGATGAAATTGCTTGTTTAATTGATTTTGTCCAAGATTATGATTTAGTAATGGCAAGTTTACCATTTGTCAGCAAATTACAACAACAATTAACATTGAGTTTATGTAAGTAA
- a CDS encoding HlyD family efflux transporter periplasmic adaptor subunit, with product MNSQIAVEPAPVTAVVALGQIEPEGEVIRLSVPNAQDSRVNQILVKEGDFVQRNQIIAILQGIDQLEADLKDAETDVSLQQAELLKVQQGEAKKAEIAAQTATINRLKAQLKAETIQKQAARNIADATLEEAQLTYQRRQYLSTQGAISIADADTAKRELATAEATLMERTAELDKTITTLQAQILEEEARLTQLTEIRPVDIEIANLRLQKAKIAVIQRKARLENAKVRAPAFGQILRINTRIGEQVNTSLGIVEIARTDRMFAVAEVAETDIDKIRLGQQATISSEYGGFSGDIKGNVEQIALQIGKRTLQDAANTRGPTTDDNSRVIAVKIRIDPQYNSQIAALTYMLVRVKIDINQ from the coding sequence TTGAACTCTCAGATAGCAGTAGAACCAGCACCTGTAACTGCTGTTGTCGCCCTGGGACAAATCGAACCAGAAGGAGAAGTTATCAGACTCTCTGTTCCCAATGCTCAAGATAGTCGAGTTAACCAAATTTTGGTGAAGGAAGGCGATTTTGTCCAAAGAAATCAAATTATCGCGATTTTGCAGGGAATTGACCAATTAGAAGCTGATTTAAAGGATGCGGAGACTGATGTAAGTTTGCAGCAAGCAGAACTTTTAAAGGTGCAGCAAGGTGAGGCTAAAAAAGCTGAAATTGCTGCACAAACAGCTACTATTAATCGTTTAAAGGCGCAATTAAAAGCAGAAACTATCCAAAAACAAGCAGCTAGAAATATTGCAGATGCTACATTAGAAGAAGCACAATTAACTTATCAACGTCGTCAATATTTATCGACACAAGGTGCAATTTCTATTGCAGATGCAGACACGGCAAAACGAGAATTAGCAACTGCTGAAGCTACTTTAATGGAGCGCACAGCAGAATTAGATAAAACTATTACAACTTTACAAGCACAAATTCTTGAAGAAGAGGCAAGATTAACACAATTAACAGAAATACGTCCTGTAGATATAGAAATTGCTAACTTGCGGTTACAAAAAGCCAAAATTGCTGTTATTCAGAGGAAAGCTAGGCTAGAAAATGCAAAAGTCCGCGCTCCTGCTTTTGGTCAGATATTAAGAATAAACACCCGTATTGGTGAACAAGTTAACACTAGTCTAGGGATAGTGGAAATTGCTCGAACTGACCGAATGTTTGCTGTAGCTGAAGTTGCAGAAACTGATATTGACAAAATTCGTCTCGGACAACAAGCAACTATTAGCAGCGAATATGGTGGTTTTAGCGGTGATATTAAAGGTAATGTGGAACAAATTGCTTTACAGATTGGTAAAAGAACTCTTCAAGATGCAGCTAATACAAGAGGACCGACTACTGATGATAATTCACGGGTGATTGCTGTTAAAATTCGGATAGATCCTCAATATAATTCCCAGATTGCAGCTTTAACTTATATGTTAGTAAGAGTCAAAATTGATATTAATCAATAG
- the devC gene encoding ABC transporter permease DevC, which produces MLKSTLKKIKFQYSIAWSQLSHQKMRLLVAMGGIAFANILIFMQLGFRQLFTSGATVLPESLKGDLFLLHPDSRFLGAIEFDRLRLYQAAGIKGVADTIPVYINSGVSWAYTQNYQSYEVRIVAFNPQKKVFNIAEINQQRYKISMPNSFLFDRFAQQELGNIVEDFSKAESKNTQPHQIKVLINRRKADIVGLFNLGNSFFLGTGNLITSEANYQEIFGNNILNRVSIGIVNLNPDVNPDAVKAGIKKNVPGINVYSHQELIAKELKYQEENPAGLIFSFGAIMGFIIGVVIVYQVLYADVRDHLAEYATLKAMGYSDIYLLAIIFQEATILTILGFIPGFLVSLSMYNFLASMTRLELAMTPELAVIVFLLTFVMCIVSAAIASSKLRYADPADVF; this is translated from the coding sequence ATGCTAAAGTCTACCCTGAAGAAAATTAAATTCCAGTATTCAATTGCTTGGTCACAATTATCGCATCAAAAAATGCGTCTTTTAGTGGCGATGGGAGGAATTGCATTTGCCAATATATTAATTTTTATGCAATTGGGTTTTAGGCAATTATTTACTAGTGGAGCTACTGTTTTACCCGAAAGTCTCAAAGGAGATTTATTTTTATTACATCCAGATAGCAGATTTTTAGGTGCAATTGAATTTGACCGCTTGCGGCTTTATCAAGCAGCAGGAATTAAAGGTGTTGCCGATACTATTCCTGTTTATATTAATTCAGGTGTTTCTTGGGCTTATACACAAAATTACCAATCTTATGAGGTAAGAATAGTTGCATTTAATCCTCAAAAAAAAGTTTTCAATATTGCTGAGATTAATCAGCAGCGTTATAAAATAAGTATGCCCAATAGTTTCTTATTTGATCGTTTTGCTCAACAAGAGTTAGGGAATATTGTTGAAGATTTTAGTAAAGCAGAATCTAAAAATACTCAACCTCATCAAATTAAAGTTTTAATTAATAGACGTAAAGCTGATATTGTCGGGCTTTTTAATCTTGGTAATTCCTTCTTTTTAGGTACTGGTAACTTAATTACTAGCGAAGCTAATTATCAAGAAATATTTGGCAATAATATTTTAAATAGAGTTAGTATTGGTATAGTGAATTTAAACCCAGATGTTAATCCAGATGCAGTGAAAGCTGGTATCAAAAAGAATGTCCCTGGGATTAATGTCTATTCTCATCAGGAATTGATAGCTAAAGAATTAAAATACCAAGAAGAAAATCCAGCCGGACTGATTTTTAGTTTTGGTGCAATCATGGGGTTTATTATTGGGGTGGTAATTGTATATCAAGTTTTGTATGCTGATGTGAGAGATCATTTAGCTGAATATGCGACGCTGAAAGCGATGGGTTATTCTGATATTTATCTCCTAGCAATTATTTTTCAAGAAGCGACCATTTTGACTATATTAGGTTTTATTCCTGGTTTTTTGGTATCTTTGAGTATGTACAATTTTCTCGCTAGTATGACACGTTTGGAGCTAGCGATGACACCTGAACTGGCTGTGATAGTATTTTTGTTAACTTTCGTTATGTGTATAGTTTCAGCTGCGATCGCTTCCAGTAAGCTTCGTTATGCTGATCCAGCCGACGTTTTTTAA
- a CDS encoding thioesterase II family protein, translating to MNFIKTKNPWLIFPQPNPQAKLRLFCFPYAGGGASIFREWYKQLNREIEICAVQLPGRENRLIETPFNHLKSLINALSQEILPNLNQPFAFFGHSMGGLISFELARYLQQKHDLKPLHLFISGARAPHILETKPPIHNLPQPEFIQELRRFNGTPAAILENREFMKLFSPTLRADFAVLETYIYTESAPLSCGITALGGWEDTEVTLEKLVAWKQHTIDNFSIEMLPGNHFFLHSHRVQLLELLSKYIEIPD from the coding sequence ATGAACTTTATTAAAACCAAAAATCCTTGGCTAATATTTCCTCAACCAAATCCCCAAGCAAAATTACGGTTATTTTGCTTTCCCTATGCTGGAGGTGGAGCATCTATTTTTCGGGAATGGTACAAACAATTAAACCGCGAAATAGAAATTTGTGCAGTGCAGTTACCAGGAAGAGAAAATCGGCTAATTGAAACACCTTTTAATCATCTCAAATCTTTAATAAATGCACTAAGCCAAGAAATATTACCAAATTTAAATCAACCCTTTGCTTTCTTTGGTCATAGCATGGGTGGTTTAATATCTTTTGAGTTAGCACGTTATTTGCAGCAAAAACATGATTTAAAGCCATTACATTTATTCATCTCTGGTGCAAGAGCGCCTCATATTCTTGAAACAAAGCCACCCATTCATAATTTACCACAGCCAGAGTTTATCCAAGAGTTACGCCGTTTTAATGGTACGCCAGCAGCAATATTAGAAAATAGAGAATTTATGAAATTATTCTCACCAACTTTAAGGGCAGATTTTGCGGTTTTAGAAACTTATATTTATACAGAATCAGCACCATTATCTTGTGGAATCACAGCCTTGGGAGGTTGGGAAGATACAGAAGTTACCCTAGAAAAATTAGTAGCATGGAAACAACATACAATTGATAATTTTTCTATAGAAATGCTACCAGGAAATCATTTCTTTTTGCATTCTCATCGGGTGCAATTGTTAGAATTATTGTCAAAATATATAGAAATTCCTGATTAG
- a CDS encoding sterol desaturase family protein, producing MEWIDNISIFVKYVLQGLLMYGVFILIERLRPAEPNQPFRHILFNLKWYIVYTLLAFLMNAIGIATLVELTRTWLGGAYLTFPEPRNWIEAFFGVILYLLIVDFFYYWFHRCQHTNSFLWEQHKFHHSEVSLNVTSSRRVHWLEEPLVLLFIVLPMTLLFNLQPIPSGFLAFIQVLWLQFIHMNLRLGAGKLSPIIVSPQYHRIHHSYQPEHIDKNYAVFFPIWDIIFGSYYHPQKGEFPPTGLTTGETHNHLWEAAILPFREWLKLIKFRKQKPENNHF from the coding sequence ATGGAATGGATTGATAATATCTCCATCTTCGTCAAATATGTGCTGCAAGGACTTCTGATGTATGGTGTATTTATTCTCATCGAAAGATTGCGCCCAGCCGAGCCAAACCAGCCATTTCGTCATATTCTTTTTAACTTAAAGTGGTACATTGTTTATACTTTATTGGCATTTTTAATGAATGCTATTGGTATTGCCACATTAGTAGAATTAACACGTACTTGGTTAGGTGGAGCCTATTTAACTTTCCCAGAACCCAGAAATTGGATAGAAGCATTTTTTGGAGTCATACTTTACTTGTTGATTGTTGACTTTTTTTATTATTGGTTTCACCGATGCCAACATACCAATTCATTTTTATGGGAACAGCATAAATTTCATCATAGCGAAGTTTCTTTAAATGTTACCAGTTCTAGAAGAGTACATTGGTTAGAAGAGCCATTGGTTCTCTTATTTATAGTCCTGCCTATGACCTTATTATTTAATCTTCAACCCATACCATCGGGTTTCTTAGCATTCATACAAGTTTTGTGGTTACAGTTTATTCACATGAATTTACGGTTAGGAGCAGGCAAATTATCCCCTATCATTGTTAGTCCACAATATCACAGAATTCACCACTCGTATCAACCAGAACACATTGATAAAAATTATGCCGTCTTTTTTCCTATTTGGGATATTATTTTTGGCTCTTATTATCATCCGCAAAAGGGAGAGTTTCCCCCAACCGGACTGACAACAGGAGAAACTCATAATCATCTTTGGGAAGCAGCCATTTTACCTTTTAGAGAATGGTTAAAATTAATCAAATTCAGAAAGCAGAAACCAGAAAATAACCATTTTTAA
- a CDS encoding COG4280 domain-containing protein translates to MINWSIFLAALGSTGIEFLEVVAIAYAIGSSGYVREAIWGSLVGLIVVLAVAIALGNGLQFLPLQPLQILIGSLLLWFGWGWAKKSVSRLASGRRAGWIDDQVLEKEGITLDQESPGFSKLNFLIMTKSVALEALEIVVIVITLGLATSAWYEAIAGTGLALLLSLVMIIFLHQYLLKLPEVLIKLGAGVMLSAMGTFWLGEGIGLEFPLDEFFILILITFYSFTAVFSVYWLKNQLVT, encoded by the coding sequence ATGATTAATTGGAGTATTTTCTTGGCTGCACTTGGCAGTACAGGGATTGAATTTTTAGAAGTGGTGGCGATCGCCTATGCTATTGGTAGTTCTGGCTATGTTAGAGAGGCTATTTGGGGTTCCCTCGTTGGCTTAATAGTAGTCTTAGCTGTGGCGATCGCACTAGGAAATGGGTTACAATTTTTACCACTACAACCATTACAAATCCTGATTGGATCATTGCTGTTGTGGTTCGGCTGGGGATGGGCAAAGAAGTCTGTAAGCAGACTAGCAAGCGGGAGACGAGCCGGTTGGATCGATGATCAGGTATTAGAAAAAGAAGGTATTACATTAGACCAAGAATCCCCAGGATTTAGCAAACTCAATTTCTTGATTATGACCAAAAGCGTGGCTCTGGAAGCCTTGGAAATTGTTGTGATTGTCATCACTTTAGGTTTAGCAACCAGTGCATGGTATGAGGCGATCGCAGGTACTGGGTTAGCATTATTATTATCCTTAGTAATGATAATTTTCTTACATCAATATTTGTTAAAACTGCCAGAAGTGTTAATCAAACTAGGTGCTGGAGTCATGCTCAGTGCAATGGGAACCTTCTGGTTAGGGGAAGGTATAGGGCTAGAATTTCCCTTAGATGAATTTTTCATCTTGATTTTAATCACATTTTACAGTTTCACGGCAGTATTTTCCGTGTATTGGCTCAAAAATCAACTGGTGACATGA
- a CDS encoding sucrase ferredoxin: protein MRKFNDDCRYCSVVSQANREDPIGTAGTVDEWLLVEVPQPWKTDLWQQKPQFQPLLQVVEKLASQPLRYFKTRLLAIAPHKIHTHPELVRIFHYKRPAKLFAQYTKQEYLLPLAEIASLAEAILFQPRQLIRFQTYQQPTAHIREILICTHANYDRACGKFGYPLYRQLQKKYATATENLRVWQTNHFGGHQFAPTLIDFPNGQIWGHLELDILDCLIYRQGDVSQLRPFYRGWTGLSKFEQIAEREIWMQQGWNWLEYPKSGRILAQEPGGIVKMVLKTIFNCLPFPKLKLLVARWNEQATWTKVQISYNGGAYSALVKQTGTVTTKLKSGDDVPLTRVNQYAVEKLLKID, encoded by the coding sequence ATGAGAAAATTCAATGATGATTGTCGTTACTGCTCCGTAGTTTCTCAAGCTAACCGGGAAGATCCCATTGGTACAGCCGGCACAGTAGATGAATGGCTGCTGGTGGAAGTACCCCAACCGTGGAAAACCGATCTTTGGCAACAAAAACCACAGTTTCAACCACTGCTGCAAGTTGTAGAAAAGTTAGCATCTCAACCTTTACGATACTTCAAAACTCGACTATTAGCGATCGCACCCCATAAAATTCACACTCATCCAGAACTCGTCCGCATTTTTCACTACAAACGTCCAGCCAAACTATTTGCTCAATACACCAAGCAAGAATATTTACTTCCCCTGGCTGAAATTGCGTCCCTTGCAGAAGCTATATTATTCCAACCCCGCCAACTCATCCGCTTTCAAACCTACCAACAACCAACAGCACACATTCGGGAAATTCTCATCTGTACCCATGCTAACTATGACCGAGCTTGTGGCAAATTTGGTTATCCCCTTTACCGACAACTACAAAAAAAATATGCCACAGCTACAGAAAACCTGCGAGTGTGGCAAACTAATCATTTTGGCGGACATCAATTTGCTCCCACATTAATTGACTTTCCCAACGGACAAATTTGGGGACATTTAGAACTTGATATTTTAGATTGTTTAATTTATCGTCAAGGTGATGTTTCTCAATTGCGCCCTTTCTACCGTGGTTGGACAGGTTTGAGCAAATTTGAGCAAATAGCAGAACGGGAAATTTGGATGCAGCAGGGGTGGAACTGGTTGGAATATCCCAAAAGTGGGCGCATATTGGCGCAGGAACCAGGAGGAATCGTAAAAATGGTTCTAAAAACTATTTTTAACTGCCTTCCCTTCCCCAAATTAAAACTTTTAGTTGCACGGTGGAATGAGCAAGCAACATGGACTAAAGTCCAAATTAGTTACAATGGGGGTGCATACTCAGCCCTCGTCAAACAAACCGGAACAGTGACAACAAAACTCAAATCCGGCGATGATGTCCCTTTGACAAGGGTTAATCAGTATGCTGTGGAAAAACTGCTAAAAATAGATTAA
- a CDS encoding DUF3102 domain-containing protein translates to MINSKRKNPKENILASFDYGILTPEQRSLVEQRTSEIREQLRKTAQDIWEIGQSLAEVRAQLKHGQFETWLKAEFGWSRRTAYNFINVYETFGNRANLAQIDIATSALYLLAAPSTPENLREQYLQEAKTGKRITHKELVHNIKHQAEKVAEKSEELPQHPTSEIISNYSNVIEQKVQEITANPSSSQWLRLGKQHLIFHGDTASPKFFTNIPAIALAVAVTADDWDHEWLIEEARTLIVLQPADLQTNTLEQLITMFSQSGELVVFPWLPQEDMIAIAHRLQRVVIAGDPSLDLCQKAVIASGLSVEKI, encoded by the coding sequence ATGATTAATTCCAAACGTAAGAATCCGAAAGAGAATATTTTAGCTAGTTTTGATTATGGCATTCTCACTCCCGAACAGCGATCGCTCGTTGAGCAACGTACCAGCGAAATTAGAGAACAGTTGCGAAAAACTGCTCAAGATATTTGGGAAATTGGACAAAGTTTGGCGGAGGTGCGCGCTCAATTGAAGCATGGCCAGTTTGAGACTTGGCTAAAAGCTGAATTTGGTTGGAGTCGTCGCACTGCTTATAATTTTATTAACGTGTACGAAACTTTTGGGAATCGTGCAAATCTTGCACAAATTGATATTGCTACCTCGGCTCTTTATCTTTTGGCTGCGCCTTCCACGCCGGAAAATTTGCGTGAGCAATATTTACAAGAAGCGAAAACAGGTAAACGCATCACCCATAAGGAATTAGTCCACAATATTAAGCATCAAGCCGAAAAAGTAGCTGAAAAATCAGAAGAATTACCACAGCATCCAACATCAGAAATTATCTCTAATTATAGTAATGTTATTGAGCAAAAAGTCCAAGAAATTACTGCGAACCCAAGTAGTAGTCAATGGTTACGCTTAGGTAAGCAGCATTTGATATTTCATGGAGATACAGCTTCACCCAAGTTTTTTACGAATATCCCTGCTATTGCTTTGGCTGTGGCTGTGACTGCGGATGATTGGGATCATGAGTGGCTGATTGAAGAAGCTAGAACCTTGATTGTGCTTCAACCTGCGGATTTACAAACAAATACTTTAGAGCAACTAATTACGATGTTTTCTCAGTCAGGTGAGTTGGTAGTGTTTCCCTGGTTGCCACAAGAAGATATGATAGCGATCGCTCATCGTTTGCAGCGAGTGGTGATAGCCGGTGATCCTTCTCTAGATTTGTGCCAAAAGGCCGTTATTGCATCGGGTTTGAGTGTGGAAAAAATTTAA
- a CDS encoding VOC family protein, which yields MKTPLLPSVNSSLLEVDHVFICLETAPEVEFFAKHGLTVSPTSVKQPERGTASQIIFFENFYLEFIWVEDEIAAEIYAVRTGIDFLGRTYEYNNKYSPFGIALRQQSGRKAFLDQYNFSYSSPEKSELLLSFSRENLVTQTEPLCFVIPDAIALPTLARNFPNLQYQWMSHSLGLKKITGMEISSTCENALSQPLALLSQDGVVQIEYGSPCIQLHFDNCVKRGVIDARKIDIPLILQF from the coding sequence ATGAAAACCCCCTTGCTACCATCGGTAAACAGTTCCTTGTTAGAAGTTGATCATGTTTTTATTTGTCTGGAGACAGCACCGGAAGTAGAATTTTTTGCCAAACATGGACTAACTGTTTCTCCCACTTCCGTCAAACAACCAGAACGAGGTACAGCTTCGCAGATTATTTTTTTTGAGAATTTTTATTTAGAATTTATCTGGGTTGAGGATGAAATCGCTGCGGAAATTTATGCAGTTCGTACAGGTATAGATTTTTTAGGGCGGACTTATGAGTATAACAATAAATATTCTCCCTTTGGAATTGCTCTACGTCAGCAATCTGGGAGGAAAGCCTTTCTAGACCAGTATAATTTTAGCTATTCATCACCAGAAAAATCCGAATTATTACTAAGTTTTTCCAGGGAAAATTTAGTCACTCAAACCGAACCATTGTGTTTTGTCATTCCTGATGCGATCGCTCTGCCTACACTAGCAAGAAATTTTCCCAATTTACAATACCAGTGGATGTCCCATAGCTTGGGGCTAAAAAAAATCACAGGAATGGAGATTTCTAGCACTTGTGAAAATGCTTTGAGTCAACCTTTAGCGCTGTTATCACAAGATGGCGTAGTGCAAATTGAGTATGGCTCACCCTGTATCCAATTACACTTTGATAATTGTGTAAAACGAGGCGTAATAGATGCGCGCAAAATTGATATTCCTCTGATATTGCAATTTTAG
- a CDS encoding ABC transporter ATP-binding protein/permease, producing MGLRNRQIWQIVQPYWLSRWRESKIAIAQLIMLVILSLGSSYFIIFEIFQRGELTSSLAAQNANRFYQAFWFFSGVVIINILFISLKNYIQAQLSLDWRKWVTSDYLQEYFQQQAFYQLLTNSNIDNPDQRLAEDIKNVTQTLVALFVILLDSLVQLIGFIGVLWLISPILMYSLVIYAGLGSLLTTLVFGKVLMGINLEKLKREADFRYGLVRVRENAESIAFYGGQNQELQQIKQKFIRVFANIKRLIRWQFQLNVFQNGYQFITFILPFIILAPRIFDRELEIGAVTQAQAAFERVGLALGLIITQFNQISVLAAGTQRLTELKNGIQKLSSLPPEDKIKILENRYIAVKNLTLETPKQISLIKDLSLTVQPGESLIIVGVSGVGKTSLLRAIAGLWVHGKGKIERPPNEHILFLPQRPYMPWGSLRQQLIYPLTETNIQPEILLKILQEVHLPDLATRHGGLDAVIDWSRVLSLGEQQRLAFARLLVIKPKYAILDESTSALDVETEAGLYQKLQTTSITYISVGHRKELLNYHQLVLELAEQQKWQLLARTDYEKFSNV from the coding sequence ATGGGTTTGAGAAATCGTCAAATATGGCAAATTGTCCAACCATACTGGTTATCTCGTTGGCGTGAGAGCAAAATAGCGATCGCGCAGTTAATCATGCTGGTAATCTTATCATTAGGCAGTAGTTATTTCATAATTTTTGAAATTTTCCAACGTGGTGAACTCACATCTTCCTTAGCAGCGCAAAACGCCAATAGATTTTATCAAGCATTTTGGTTTTTTAGTGGCGTTGTCATAATTAACATTTTATTTATATCCCTAAAAAACTATATCCAAGCACAACTCAGTCTTGACTGGCGCAAATGGGTGACATCTGACTATCTCCAAGAATATTTTCAACAACAAGCTTTTTATCAATTGCTAACTAACTCTAACATTGATAATCCAGATCAACGTTTAGCCGAAGACATAAAAAATGTCACCCAAACTTTAGTAGCATTATTTGTAATTTTACTAGATTCTTTAGTGCAGTTAATTGGTTTTATCGGCGTACTGTGGTTGATTTCTCCCATCCTGATGTACTCTTTAGTAATTTATGCCGGACTCGGTTCACTGTTGACAACATTGGTATTTGGCAAAGTTTTAATGGGAATAAACCTTGAGAAACTAAAGCGAGAAGCTGACTTTCGCTATGGTTTAGTTAGAGTCAGAGAAAATGCCGAATCTATCGCCTTTTACGGTGGACAAAACCAGGAATTACAACAAATTAAACAAAAATTTATCCGCGTATTTGCCAATATAAAACGTTTAATTCGTTGGCAATTTCAGCTAAATGTTTTTCAGAATGGTTATCAATTTATCACCTTTATTTTACCCTTTATTATTTTAGCACCGCGCATATTTGACCGTGAACTAGAAATAGGTGCTGTTACCCAAGCTCAAGCAGCCTTTGAAAGAGTAGGATTAGCACTGGGATTAATTATTACTCAATTCAATCAAATCAGTGTCTTAGCCGCAGGAACTCAACGACTGACAGAACTTAAAAATGGCATACAAAAATTATCCTCTCTCCCCCCAGAAGATAAAATAAAAATCTTAGAAAATAGATATATTGCAGTTAAAAATCTGACCTTAGAGACTCCCAAACAAATCAGTTTAATTAAAGATTTATCTCTAACTGTACAGCCAGGTGAATCATTAATTATTGTCGGAGTTAGTGGTGTAGGTAAAACTTCCCTATTACGTGCTATCGCAGGGTTATGGGTACATGGAAAAGGGAAAATAGAACGCCCACCTAATGAGCATATATTATTTCTGCCTCAACGTCCATATATGCCTTGGGGAAGCTTACGACAGCAATTAATTTATCCCCTCACAGAAACTAATATTCAGCCTGAAATCCTGCTAAAAATTCTTCAAGAAGTACATTTACCGGATTTAGCTACACGTCACGGAGGCTTAGATGCTGTTATTGATTGGTCAAGGGTGTTATCTTTAGGAGAACAACAAAGACTCGCCTTTGCTCGGTTGTTAGTAATTAAACCAAAATATGCCATTCTGGATGAATCAACCAGTGCCTTAGATGTTGAAACTGAAGCCGGTTTATACCAAAAGCTGCAAACAACATCAATCACTTATATTAGTGTCGGACACCGTAAAGAATTGTTGAATTATCATCAACTTGTATTAGAACTAGCAGAGCAGCAAAAATGGCAATTATTGGCAAGAACAGATTATGAAAAATTCAGCAATGTCTGA